A window of Geothrix edaphica genomic DNA:
GGACTGTCCAGATGCGCGTACCGCCCCTCCGCCACCTCCTGCCCCTGGTTGCCACGACAGCCCTCTTCGCCCAGCTCCCCCAGGGACTGGACCTGCAGGCCCTGAAGCAGGCGGCCTCGGCCCAGGGAGTCACCGGGGCGGCGGACACCGTGCCGACGCGAACCTCGGCCCTTCCCGCCACGACGGTCACTCCGGAGGAGAGCGCCCGCCAGCGCAGCGAGGACGAGAAGCTGGACGACGAGATCCGGGCCCTGAAGCGTCGGGAGAAGGGCGCCCTCCGGTTCGGGGCCGACCTGTTCCAGGTGCGCCAGCGCGGCTCTGCGGCCACGGAAGGGGGCATCGCCGAGGACTACGTGCTGGGCACCGGCGATCGGCTGAACCTCAACGTCTTCGGCAGCGCGACCTTCGATCTCCCGGTGCAGGTGGATGGCCGCGGCGAGATCGTGATCCCCAAAGTGGGCACCGCCAAGGTGGGCGGCCTGACGCTCGGCAAGGCCAAGGCGGCCGTGCAGGGCCTGGTGAGCCGGAACTTCTCGCGCTCCTCCGTGGATCTCCAGGTGATCAAGCTCCGCGAGGTGCGGGTCTTCGTCCTGGGCGAGGTCTACAAGCCCGGCAGCTACCTGGTGTCGAGCCTCAGCTCCCTGGTGAACGTCCTCGGCCTGGCCGGCGGCCCCACGGCCGTGGGCAGCTACCGGGACATCCGCGTGATGCGGGGCGGCCGACAGGTGGCGGGCCTGGATCTGTATCCCCTGCGGGCCGAAGGCCTGGGCAACCCCAACGTGGCCCTCCAGAACGGCGACACGCTCTTCGTGCCCCTGGCGCAGAACCAGGTATGGCTGGAGGGGGCCTTCCAGCGGGTGGTGTCGGCCCTGGCGGAACCGCCGAAGAAGGGCGACCTGCCCTCGGCGGAGGAGCTGGCTCTGGATCCACTGAAGGATCAGCGGGACCGGATCCAGCGGGAGATCAAGGCCATCGAGGCCCAGCTGGGGCCCCACGCGGAGCCGGTCCTGGCCCAGGAAGATACCGGGCGGGAGGGCCGCGAGGCTTCGGCCCTCCATGCCACCCAGGCTCCCGCGGTCCTCAGCCTGACCGAACGGGCCAACCTGGAGGACCGTCTCTATGTCCTGAAGCGGCAGCTGGTCGCTCTCAAGGAGGCGCCGGCGGGGGACCACCGGGTCCGCCTCAACCCCGAGACGAACCAGCCGATCCTGCTGGCGGATGCCGATGGGACGAAGCCCGAGTGGCTGCGTCGCTGGGAGCAGACCGGGGCAGCCCCGCGCATGCAGTTCGAGCTTCGTGCCGATGAGACCGCGGCGGACGCCCTCCGCTTCGCGGGCGGCTTCGCCCCCGAGGCGGGTCCCGGCACCCTGACCCTGCGGCGCCTGGACGCCTCCGGCGTCCTCAGTGGCCAGGACGTGCCCCTGGAGGCGGCGGCGCGGCTGCCCCTGCAGCGCGGGGATGTGCTGTCGGCCCTGCCGCGCCGGGAGCGCACCGGCCCCGTGGTCCAGATCTCCGGCTGGGCGCGGGTGCCCGGCACCTTCGCCCGCACCGAGGGGCTGAAGGTGGGCGATCTGCTGCGCCGGGATTCGCAGGTGCTGCCGGATACCTACCGGGCCCGGGGCGAGGTGGTGCGGACGTCCATGGACGGCACCACGCGGTTCCTGGCCTTCGACGTGGACCGGGCCCTGGCGGGCGAGCCCACCCACAACGTGCTCCTGGAGGACCGGGACCGCGTCGAGCTGTTCCGCCTGGATGAGCTGCGCCTGCCCCGGCTGGTCACCGTGCTGGGGCCGGTGGCCCGGCCCGGGACCTACCGCTTCCATGAAGGCATGCGGGCCTCGGACCTGATCTTCCGGGCCGGGGTGCCGGAGAAATCCGCCGACCGCCTGGTGGCGGAGCTGGCCCGCAGCAAGGACGGCAAGCCCAGCGAGGTGATCCGCCTGGACCTGGCGAAGCTGCTCTCCACGGAGGCCGCCAGCCCCATCGCCCTGCTGGATGACACCGTGAACCCCCGCATCCAGGTGGACGACCAGCTGAGCCTCTTCGAGAAACCCGACTACAAGGTGCATCGCGCCGTGCGGATCACGGGCCAGGTGGTCCGGCCCGGGACCTACACCCTGGATTCGGACCACTCGCGGCTGTCCGAGGTGATCCGGAGGGCCGGTGGGCTCACGCCGGAGGCCATGCCCCAGGCGGGCATCTTCCTGCGGCGCATGAGCACCCAGGACGCCTCCCTCCAGCGGGCCGCCGAGGAATCCGGCCTGGTGGGGAAGGACCCCACGGCCAAGGGCATCAACGAGATCCTCGAGCGCCTGAATGAGACCAAGCGCCAGCCTCTCACCGGTCAGCTGCTGAAGAACCCCCTGCTGCACGGCCTGCTGTCGGGCAGCTTGAACCGCATGGTGGTGGACTTCGGGGGCGCCCTGAAGGGGGACAACCTGGCGGATGTGGACCTGCAGGATGGGGACGAGATCATCATCCCCCGGGCTTCGGAGGCCGCGTACGTGGTGGGCGAGACCGCCAGCCCCTTCGCCACCTACAAGGTGCGGAAGGGCATGAAGGTGGCCGACCTGCTCAAGCTGGCGGGGGGCACCACGCGCAACGCCGACACCTCGAACATCCGCCTGCTCAAGGCCGACGGCCGCATCCTTGATTCCTGGATCGACGGCAAGGCCGTGGAGCCCGGCGACACGGTGCTGGTGCCCCAGCGCTTCCGCCGTGACAGCAGCTGGCAGGAGAACCTCCAGGCCCTGACGCCGCTGGCCCTGATCCTGAACGCGGTGAAGTAGGCTGGCCGCTGATAGAATGAAAGGCCCCGCCAGCGCGGGGCCTTTTTCATCGTGAGTGCCATGATCCTGCGCAAAGAATACTGGTTCGAAGCCGCCCATTTCATCTACAACCACCCGGGCAAGTGCCGCAACCTGCACGGCCACAGCTACAAGCTGTTCGTGCTGCTGGAGGGCACGGTGAACCCGGAGACGGGCATGATCATCGACTTCGACGACCTCTCGAAGGTGGTGGTGGAGCAGGTGATCTCGAAGCTCGACCACCGCTTCCTCAACGACCTGATCCCCCTGTCCACGGCCGAGAACATCTCCGTGTGGATCTGGGAGCAGCTCAAGCCCGCACTGCCCCAGCTCTGCCAGATCGAAGTGTACGAGACCAGCGACAATTGCGTGATCTACCGCGGAGCGTGAGGTCAGGCAGTACTCACGCTGACAAAAAGAAGATTTAGCCGGGGATTCACGGGGATTGAGATCAGGGTGAAGTGCCCCATCGTTTCATCCCCGCCCATCCCCGTGCATCCCCGGCCAAACCAGTCTTTGCTTTATTGATGACATGGCCACGACCATTGCTTTTTGAGCGGAGATCCGTACGCGTCCACTCGTTCATCGTTCGATTGCCCCGGCAAATGATGTCTCAGCTTCGATCCCGGCCCAGCCGCCTCACTTCGACCTTGGGTGACCCGAAGTTCAAGAGCAGGCAGGTCTGCAGCCCAGTCGCCGCGAGATAGTTCAACGCCTGGGCTACGTGGGCATCGCTCAAAGTCCGGCAGGCTTTCAACTCCACGAGGATTCGGTCTTCCACAAGAAGATCGGCGATGAAATCCCCTACCAGGATCCCGTCGTACCAGACTTCAACGCTTTTTTGGGCCTGCACCTTCAGGCCAGATTTCCGAAGTTCGTGGAGCAGAGCATTTTCATAGACCTTCTCCAGAAACCCCGGTCTGAGCGTATGTGCCACCTTGAAGGCGCAACCGATGATTTGTTCAGAGATGGGGTCATCCAGCATGGTGGGCTCCAGAATCCTGTCATCGGGTGAATGAAAGATTCATTTTGCCGGGGATGGGCGGGAATTGGCGGGGATGGAAGGGATGCGGCTGTGACAATTGGGGGGGAGCTGCACCTTTACCATGGCTGTTCCCGCACCTCACCCAGTGCTTCAAGGCCATCGAGGTGAGATAAATTCAATTCGTGATGCGGTGGTACCGGAGGGATGATGCGATTCAAGCAATGGATCTCAAGGGTTTTGAGTGGTGCGCAGGATGCCTCCAGGCTCCTTCGCATTTCTGGTGCCTCTGCGGCGATTCTGCTCCTGGCCGGCTGCGATGCCATCAATCCCGCCCTGCAGTACCAGGAGGCGGCCCGCCAGCTGCGCTTCTCGCTGGACCGTGTGGAACCCCAGCTGGAGTTGGCCTTCCCGCTGGAACAGTCGCGCCTGCGCCTGCGCCTGGATGTGGGCGTGGACAATCCCACGGACCAGCGCCTGCGCACCCGCCGCGTGCGCGGGGACCTGCGCCTGGCCGCGCAGGGCGGGGACCACCCCCTCGGAGCCATCGGCTTCCCGGAGGGCATGGATCTGGCGCCGAGGGGCCGCAGCACCCTGCACACCGAAGTGGTGCTGAGCTACGCCGACCTGAAGAGCGCCTGGGGACCCCTCACCGCCGCCGCCTCCCGCCGCGAACCCGCCACCTGGAGTCTCAACGGCGAGGCCCGCTTCGAGGTCATGGGCATCGAGTTCGGCGTGCCCTTCCGCACCTCGAAGGCCTCCGGGCGATGACCTTCGGGGCCGCATGATCCGAGCAGTCGTCTTCGACCTCTGGAACACGCTGGTCTTCAGCCCGGCGGGCAGCCCGTTCCAGCGCCTGAAGGGCCTGCTGAAGCCGGAGCAGGAGCATCTGCACCCGGCCCTCATGCGGGATGGCATGATCCGCCCCTACGCGTCGGTGGAGGCCTTCCTGGAAGCCTGGCGGGAGCCTGCGGGACTCGATCCGGAGCAGCTGGAGGCCATGGCCCTGGCCTTCCGGGAGGCGGGCGAGCAGGCGGAGTGCTTTCCCGGCGCGCCGGAGACCGTGGCCGCCGTGCGCGACCTGGCGCGGGTGGCGCTGCTGTCCAACACCCAGAGCTTCGGCCTGGAGCTGCTGGACCGCCTGGGCATCTCCGAGCGCATCCGCCTGCAGCACCGCAGCGCCGATCTGGGCGCCCTCAAGCCCGAAGCCGCGGCCTACGAGGCCGTGCAGCGCCGGCTGGGCCTCTTCCCCGGCAACCTGGCCATGGTGGGCGACAGCTGGACCGACGATGTGCTGGGCGCGCTCGCCGTGGGCTGGACCGCCATCTGGGTGAACCGCGATGCCAAGCCGAGACCCGACCACGACCCGGACGCCCCCCTCTACGAGGTGCGAAGCCTGGACCGTGTCCCCGAGCTCATCGAGAACCTCCAGCTGGGGATGCGCTGTCCCACCTGCCTGGGGTGAAGCTCAGGCGGTGGCGCTGTTCTGGCCGGAGAGCTGCACATCCATCACCACGGCATGCCGCGGGGCATCCTGGCGCTCGATCCACTGGACGCGGGCGCCGAGGAGGCGGGCCAGCTGCATGAGGCCTTCCCGGGCTTCCTGGTGCAGGGCGCCGGACAGGTCGGGATGCAGGGTCAGGCGCACGTCGGCGCCGCTCAGCCGCTCGCCCTGGCGCACCAGCTCGCGGTAGGCCTTCAGCAGCGACGTCTCCGGGCTCGGGTGGCGGCCCGTGCCGTTGCAGGCGGGGCAGGGCTGGGTGAGCTGGCGTTCCAGCGAGGGGCCCGTGCGCTTGCGGGTGAGCTCCACCAGGCCGAACTCGGAGATGCCGCCGGCCCGGGCGTGGTTGCGGTCCCGCTTCAGCTCCTCCTGGAGCCGCGCCAGCACTTCGTCCCGGTGGGCCGAATCCACCATGTCGATGAAGTCGATGACCACGATGCCGCCCAGGTTGCGCAGGCGCAGCTGCCGCACGATCTCGGGGATGGCCTCCAGGTTGGTGAGGTAGACCGTCTCCTCCAGATCCTTCTTCCCCACGAACTTGCCGGTGTTCACGTCCACGCTGACCAGGGCTTCGGTCTGGTTCAGCACGATGGAGCCGCCGTGCTTGAGGAAGACCTTGGGCTGGCGCGCCGCCTCGATCTCCACCTCGATGCCGAAGGCCTCGAAGATGGGCAGGTCCGAGGTGAAGTGCTTCACCCGGTTGGCCCACTCGGGATGCAGCTTCTCCACGAAGGCCAGCACCTCCCGGTAGGCGTCGGGATCGTCCACCCAGAAGCTGGAGACCTCCTCGCGGAAGATGTCGCGCAGCACCTTCTGGAGCAGGCGCAGGTCGTGCCAGACCAGGCCCGGCGCGGGCACGGTCTCGGCCTTGGCCTGGATCTCCTGCCAGGCCTGGCGGAGGAAGGCCACGTCGCCCACCAGGTCCTCGTCCTTCTCGCCGATGGCGGCGGTGCGGACGATGAAGCCCTCGCCCGGCTGGGCATGGCTGCGGATGAGCTCGCGCAGGCGCTCGCGCTCCTCGGGATCGGTGATCTTGCGGGAGATGCCGATGTGGTCGATGCCCGGCATGAAGACCAGGAAACGGCCGGGGAAGCTCAGGTGGCGCGAGAGCCGCGGCCCCTTGGAGCCGATGGGGTCCTTCACCACCTGCACCAGGGTCTCCTCACCCTCCTTGAGGGGGGGCAGGGGCGGCGGTGGGGGCGGCAGGTCCTCGGCGGCCTCCTCGCCCTCCTCTTCGGCGGACAGGTCGGTCCCCAGGCGCTGGGCCACGGGATCGTCCAGGTAGAGGAAGCCGTCCTTGGCGCCTCCGATGCCCACGAAGGCGCTCTGCATGCCGGGAAGCAGCTTGGCCACCCGGCCCTTGTACACATCCCCCACCTGGCTCTTGTTCATCGTCCGCTCGAGGAACAGCTCGCAGAGCTGGCCGTTCTCAAGCAGGGCGATGCGCGTCTCCAGGGGGGTCGAATTGACCACCAGGGACTTGCGGACTTCCATGGAACCAACCTTTCAGAACTGTGCAGGGGAGCGCCGTGCCCCGACTGCGGGCCCCAGGGCCGTCCCAGGCCGAAGGGTAGGTCATTTCTACCATGACCCTAGGATGCCGCGCCAACGGTCGAAGGTTCCGCCATCGGCGAAATCGGTGGCGAAAAAGCGCTTCAGTCCGTGAACGCCGCCACGCAGAGGGGGGTCCGCTCCTGGCGCCGGCGCTCGGTGATGCGGTTGCGCTCGTCCACGAAGACCACCTTGGGGGCCACGGTCTCGGCCTCCTCGGCGGTCATCCAGCCGTAGGCGGCGATGATCACCAGGTCGCCCTTCTGGACCAGGTGGGCGGCGGCCCCATTGATGCCCACCTCGCCCGAGCCCGGAATCCCCGGGATCACATAGGTGGACAGGCGCGACCCGTTGGTCACGTCGTAGATGTCGATCTTCTCGTTCTCCATGAAGCCGGCGGCCTCGATGAGCAACGGATCGAGCGTGATCGACCCCACGTAGTCCAGATCGGCCCTCGTCACGGTGGCGCGATGGATCTTACCGAGCAGGAAGTGGCGCAGCATGCATCCTCCGGTCCAGGCTCCGTCGGGAGTCCCGGCCAACGCATAAGAATGGACCCAGGTGTACCCCGGGTCCATCCTCGATTTTCACCTAGTCAAATCACGGTCAGTTGAAGAGCACCACGTGGAGGTCCACGCCCAGCCGGGGCGGGGCCACCGGTGGCGGGGCCACGGGCAGCCGGAAGGCGCCCTCCAGGTCCAGGCGGGCCCGGGGGTCGCGGATCTGGCGCAGCACCCAGCGGCCATCGAGGAAGACATAGCAGCGGGAGGGATCGCCGGGCACCAGGGCCACGTAGCGGCGGGTGTCGCCCGGGCGCCAGTAGCCGTCCATCCAGGCCGGGGCCCGGTAGCGGCGGTGCCCGCGGTCGCCCTGGTCGTCATCATCGCGCTCGTAGCGGTGGCGCTCGTACTTGCGCGCCTCCTTGTCCCTCTCCTTCCAGTACTTGCGTTCGGCCTTGTCGCGTTCCTTCCAGTACTTCCGGTCATCCTTGCGGTCCTCGCGCCGGTCATCCCGGCGCTCCTCCCGCTCCCCGCCGCGACCGCGGCGTTCGTCGTCGGGGCGGGCGGTGGCGGGCAGGGCTGACAGGGCGAAGGCGGCCACGAGGCCGGCACTCAGCAAACGGCGGAACATGGAGCCTCCTTGTTCAGTTGAAGAGCACCACATGGAGGTCCACGCCGATCCGGGGCAGGGGCACCGGTGGCGGCACGGGGGCCAACCGCAGGGTGTCGCGGACCTCGGCCTGGAGGCCCACGTTGAACCCCTGGCGGAGCTCCCAGCGGCCGTCGATCAGGAAGTAGGCGCGGTCCGTGTGGCGGGGATCCACGGCGATGTAGGGATGCTCGGGGATCCGGGGGCCGAACTTCTTGGCCAGGCCCGGGGGCATGCCGCCCTTCTTGGCCAGGCCGGGGGGCACCCCATCACCGCCACGGGCCTGCCCCGGCGGGCCCCCTTTGCCGTGCTTGTCATGGCCGCGGCCCTGGGGCATGGCGATCATGGCGGCGGAGAGCAGGATCGGGACGAGCATGAAACCTCCCGGAATGGGCCCGCCGGGCCTTGCCTGGCGGGACCCGGCCATTCTAACCCCCGGCCCGGGCGGACGCCCCCAACCATCGGAGGAGGTACGGGTAGTCCAGAAGGTGGTGTTCCTTCTGGGGAGGCTGTTGCCGCTGTGAAACCTGCTAGGCGCTCTGGCCCGCCAGGCCGGGCGAGGGGGACAGCAGCACGTTGTCGATGAGGCGGGTGCTGCCCACGTAGGCGGCCACGCACAGGACCGCCGAGCGGTCCACCGGGCCCTGGAGGGGCTCCAGGGTCTGGGCGTCCACCAGCTCCAGGTACTGGATGGAGTCCGCCCCCGTCATGAGCGTCCGCGCCAGCGCGACCAGCTTCACCGGCTCCAGTTCCCCCTCGTCGAAGGCCGCCTTCGCGGCCAGCAGGCCCTGGCTGAGGGTCAGGGCCCGCTGCCGGGCCTCCTCGTCCAGGTAGGTGTTGCGGCTGCTCAGGGCCAGGCCGTCCGCCTCCCGCACCGTGGGCACCACCACCACGTCCACGGGCAGGTTCAGGTCCCGGGCCATGCGGCGGATCACCGCAGTCTGCTGGAAGTCCTTCTGGCCGAAGAAGGCCAGGTCCGGCTGCACGATGTTGAAGAGCTTCGCCACCACCGTGGCCACCCCCCGGAAGTGGCCGGGCCGGTAGCGCCCGCAGAGCGTGTCGGCCAGGTGGCCGGGCTCCACGTGGGTCTGGAAGCCCGTGGGGTAGATCTCGGCGACCTCCGGAAGGAACAG
This region includes:
- a CDS encoding SLBB domain-containing protein yields the protein MRVPPLRHLLPLVATTALFAQLPQGLDLQALKQAASAQGVTGAADTVPTRTSALPATTVTPEESARQRSEDEKLDDEIRALKRREKGALRFGADLFQVRQRGSAATEGGIAEDYVLGTGDRLNLNVFGSATFDLPVQVDGRGEIVIPKVGTAKVGGLTLGKAKAAVQGLVSRNFSRSSVDLQVIKLREVRVFVLGEVYKPGSYLVSSLSSLVNVLGLAGGPTAVGSYRDIRVMRGGRQVAGLDLYPLRAEGLGNPNVALQNGDTLFVPLAQNQVWLEGAFQRVVSALAEPPKKGDLPSAEELALDPLKDQRDRIQREIKAIEAQLGPHAEPVLAQEDTGREGREASALHATQAPAVLSLTERANLEDRLYVLKRQLVALKEAPAGDHRVRLNPETNQPILLADADGTKPEWLRRWEQTGAAPRMQFELRADETAADALRFAGGFAPEAGPGTLTLRRLDASGVLSGQDVPLEAAARLPLQRGDVLSALPRRERTGPVVQISGWARVPGTFARTEGLKVGDLLRRDSQVLPDTYRARGEVVRTSMDGTTRFLAFDVDRALAGEPTHNVLLEDRDRVELFRLDELRLPRLVTVLGPVARPGTYRFHEGMRASDLIFRAGVPEKSADRLVAELARSKDGKPSEVIRLDLAKLLSTEAASPIALLDDTVNPRIQVDDQLSLFEKPDYKVHRAVRITGQVVRPGTYTLDSDHSRLSEVIRRAGGLTPEAMPQAGIFLRRMSTQDASLQRAAEESGLVGKDPTAKGINEILERLNETKRQPLTGQLLKNPLLHGLLSGSLNRMVVDFGGALKGDNLADVDLQDGDEIIIPRASEAAYVVGETASPFATYKVRKGMKVADLLKLAGGTTRNADTSNIRLLKADGRILDSWIDGKAVEPGDTVLVPQRFRRDSSWQENLQALTPLALILNAVK
- the queD gene encoding 6-carboxytetrahydropterin synthase QueD, giving the protein MILRKEYWFEAAHFIYNHPGKCRNLHGHSYKLFVLLEGTVNPETGMIIDFDDLSKVVVEQVISKLDHRFLNDLIPLSTAENISVWIWEQLKPALPQLCQIEVYETSDNCVIYRGA
- a CDS encoding GxxExxY protein — encoded protein: MLDDPISEQIIGCAFKVAHTLRPGFLEKVYENALLHELRKSGLKVQAQKSVEVWYDGILVGDFIADLLVEDRILVELKACRTLSDAHVAQALNYLAATGLQTCLLLNFGSPKVEVRRLGRDRS
- a CDS encoding LEA type 2 family protein; translation: MRFKQWISRVLSGAQDASRLLRISGASAAILLLAGCDAINPALQYQEAARQLRFSLDRVEPQLELAFPLEQSRLRLRLDVGVDNPTDQRLRTRRVRGDLRLAAQGGDHPLGAIGFPEGMDLAPRGRSTLHTEVVLSYADLKSAWGPLTAAASRREPATWSLNGEARFEVMGIEFGVPFRTSKASGR
- a CDS encoding HAD family hydrolase — encoded protein: MIRAVVFDLWNTLVFSPAGSPFQRLKGLLKPEQEHLHPALMRDGMIRPYASVEAFLEAWREPAGLDPEQLEAMALAFREAGEQAECFPGAPETVAAVRDLARVALLSNTQSFGLELLDRLGISERIRLQHRSADLGALKPEAAAYEAVQRRLGLFPGNLAMVGDSWTDDVLGALAVGWTAIWVNRDAKPRPDHDPDAPLYEVRSLDRVPELIENLQLGMRCPTCLG
- a CDS encoding Rne/Rng family ribonuclease, which codes for MEVRKSLVVNSTPLETRIALLENGQLCELFLERTMNKSQVGDVYKGRVAKLLPGMQSAFVGIGGAKDGFLYLDDPVAQRLGTDLSAEEEGEEAAEDLPPPPPPLPPLKEGEETLVQVVKDPIGSKGPRLSRHLSFPGRFLVFMPGIDHIGISRKITDPEERERLRELIRSHAQPGEGFIVRTAAIGEKDEDLVGDVAFLRQAWQEIQAKAETVPAPGLVWHDLRLLQKVLRDIFREEVSSFWVDDPDAYREVLAFVEKLHPEWANRVKHFTSDLPIFEAFGIEVEIEAARQPKVFLKHGGSIVLNQTEALVSVDVNTGKFVGKKDLEETVYLTNLEAIPEIVRQLRLRNLGGIVVIDFIDMVDSAHRDEVLARLQEELKRDRNHARAGGISEFGLVELTRKRTGPSLERQLTQPCPACNGTGRHPSPETSLLKAYRELVRQGERLSGADVRLTLHPDLSGALHQEAREGLMQLARLLGARVQWIERQDAPRHAVVMDVQLSGQNSATA
- the panD gene encoding aspartate 1-decarboxylase is translated as MLRHFLLGKIHRATVTRADLDYVGSITLDPLLIEAAGFMENEKIDIYDVTNGSRLSTYVIPGIPGSGEVGINGAAAHLVQKGDLVIIAAYGWMTAEEAETVAPKVVFVDERNRITERRRQERTPLCVAAFTD
- the panC gene encoding pantoate--beta-alanine ligase: MRVVRTIADLRSLLRPLRDEGKRIGFVPTMGFLHEGHGALIRQSAARCDATVVSIFVNPNQFGPGEDLASYPRDLERDQNLCLETGATVLFLPEVAEIYPTGFQTHVEPGHLADTLCGRYRPGHFRGVATVVAKLFNIVQPDLAFFGQKDFQQTAVIRRMARDLNLPVDVVVVPTVREADGLALSSRNTYLDEEARQRALTLSQGLLAAKAAFDEGELEPVKLVALARTLMTGADSIQYLELVDAQTLEPLQGPVDRSAVLCVAAYVGSTRLIDNVLLSPSPGLAGQSA